One Ostrinia nubilalis chromosome 4, ilOstNubi1.1, whole genome shotgun sequence DNA window includes the following coding sequences:
- the LOC135071343 gene encoding uncharacterized protein LOC135071343, whose product MATTGVGFRWLDILEKEFDKACVELDTSLTDLETEEPDIVFSARQKIATLSSCFAQLSHKSLTIFQNSAKLEAELVDMRAELVHARAASAGGCQDGGDGAGNVPEAARARSEAAQLARENAALRETVLALHSELFGARLATKYLDKELAGRIQQLQLLGRDMRSDIRDSLWAQVEAEILLQRHKTLVRVCRGVAPRPAAPAPPAPRPHRPRPRTVRVRRSPHLGLGISVTPRVYTAAASQDTSRVCRPHRPRPRTVRVRRSPHLGLGISVTVGITHHHPWFYLPHGVRTESRESARPRVYTAAAPQDTSRVCRPHRPRPRTVRVRRSPHLGLGISVTGGREHGVPILISELEAGGPAALTGELYVGDAILAINDVDLTQACHKEAVQALQSVKGDCALCVQFIATDDDDRLSEDNYRFPLYPEDGEVFGVEPDGSGATPTAPRTPDYNRRTSDARSASPSSEGRSPTRRYPDYNHINNNLAILDMDDDNIKIEARLEVSLEPGLSRGGYAAVGSSDSPHSTPVHKRGKKKRKPQDWRTKGAYRAVEPDAASSDEPLELPRERPRDIAIVDKAVGGSPVTAPLPAAPIIVPAPAMAPAPSVPAHMAPAHLSSAHLASAHLAPAQLAPSDPYGIHAHMTSSDMTPEHMSFVAPPVAPSSVAPAPVAPAPAVPATAAPTPLGSSVETPPPPAPEAPPDAEHKPTRTTNGDVKPQRRETKGFRIGSARRVTDAMAAAAAGGVVTNGDAERGKFPARLLAGDGDPDFGTPV is encoded by the exons GCGGAGCTGGTGGACATGCGGGCAGAACTGGTTCACGCGCGGGCGGCCTCCGCAG GCGGCTGCCAGGACGGCGGCGACGGCGCCGGCAACGTGCCggaggcggcgcgcgcgcgctcCGAGGCCGCTCAGCTCGCGCGAGAGAACGCCGCGCTCCGCGAAACCGTACTCGCTTTGCACTCCGAACTCTTCGGAGCTAG ATTAGCAACAAAATACCTGGATAAGGAACTGGCAGGCAGGATACAACAGCTCCAACTCCTCGGGAGGGATATGCGGTCTGATATTAGAGATTCTCTATGGGCAcag GTGGAAGCAGAGATCCTGCTGCAGCGCCACAAGACACTAGTCCGCGTGTGCCGCGGCGTCGCGCCCCGAccagccgcgcccgcgccgcccgcgccccgccCGCACCGGCCGCGGCCGCGCACCGTGCGCGTGCGCCGCTCGCCGCATCTCGGGCTCGGCATCTCTGTCACG CCGAGAGTTTATACTGCTGCAGCGTCACAAGACACTAGCCGCGTGTGCCGCCCGCACCGGCCGCGGCCACGCACCGTGCGCGTGCGCCGCTCGCCGCACCTCGGGCTCGGCATCTCCGTCACGGTGGGTATTActcaccaccacccatggttctatctgcctcacggcgtacgaaccgaatctcgggagagcgcgcgg CCGAGAGTTTATACTGCTGCAGCGCCACAAGACACTAGCCGCGTGTGCCGCCCGCACCGGCCGCGTCCGCGCACCGTGCGCGTGCGCCGCTCGCCGCACCTCGGGCTCGGCATCTCCGTCACG GGTGGGCGCGAGCACGGCGTGCCGATTCTGATCTCAGAGCTGGAAGCGGGAGGGCCCGCCGCGCTCACCGGCGAGCTATATGTGGGAGATGCCATCCTAGCCATCAATGACGTTGATCTCACACAG GCGTGCCACAAAGAAGCGGTCCAAGCGCTGCAGAGCGTGAAGGGTGACTGCGCTCTGTGCGTCCAGTTTATAGCCACCGACGACGACGACCGGCTCTCGGAGGACAATTACAG ATTTCCACTGTACCCAGAAGACGGCGAAGTGTTTGGGGTGGAGCCCGACGGCTCCGGCGCCACGCCCACCGCGCCAAGGACGCCCGACTACAATCG ACGTACATCGGACGCGCGGTCAGCATCACCCAGCTCGGAAGGCCGGTCTCCCACGCGACGCTACCCCGACTACAACCACATCAACAACAACCTGGCCATACTCGACATGGATGACGACAACATCAAGATCGAGGCCCGGCTCGAGGTGAGCCTTGAG CCGGGACTGTCGCGCGGCGGCTACGCGGCCGTGGGCTCGTCCGACTCGCCGCACTCCACGCCCGTCCACAAGCGCGGCAAGAAGAAGCGCAAGCCGCAG GACTGGCGCACCAAGGGAGCGTATCGAGCGGTGGAACCGGACGCCGCGTCGTCAGACGAACCTCTCGAGCTTCCTCGCGAGCGGCCGCGCGATATAGCCATCGTGGACAAGG CAGTTGGTGGGTCGCCTGTCACCGCGCCGTTGCCAGCAGCTCCCATCATAGTGCCCGCGCCGGCGATGGCCCCAGCGCCTTCGGTTCCCGCACACATGGCCCCCGCGCATCTGTCCTCCGCACACCTGGCTTCCGCGCATCTGGCCCCCGCGCAATTGGCCCCCTCGGACCCCTATGGAATCCACGCGCACATGACGTCTTCGGATATGACCCCCGAGCATATGTCCTTCGTGGCCCCCCCGGTGGCCCCATCGTCAGTGGCCCCCGCCCCAGTGGCCCCCGCCCCAGCGGTCCCAGCGACTGCAGCCCCTACGCCGTTGGGCTCATCTGTTgagacgccgccgccgcctgcgcccGAAGCGCCGCCGGACGCGGAACACAAACCGACCCGTACCACCAATGGCGACGTCAAACCACAGCGGAGAGAAACTAAGGGATTTAG GATAGGCTCAGCGCGGCGCGTGACTGACGcgatggcggcggcggcggcgggcggcgtggTCACGAACGGCGACGCCGAACGCGGCAAGTTTCCGGCGCGGCTGTTGGCCGGCGACGGAGACCCGGACTTCGGCACGCCGGTTTGA
- the LOC135088545 gene encoding SH3 domain-binding glutamic acid-rich protein homolog — translation MVVKIYISGISGNKEVKKRQQRVLMILDSKNIKYDVIDITEPGRETDKDFMQNNSKSNGGTVSDPNPRSPLPPQIFNDEEYCGDYDQFDLANEVDTLEQFLKVEVPPEDPPAPETEPEKVVNGDVEKPAEDTESKENTQDSEAGDGDKADESAEAEVKEKTPSREATPADRVASKEHSPAKEDDEQPAKEESPAKEASPAKEGSPAKEASPSKEASPERQKSVEKEETPIEKESSPEKESQVESKPSTKENTPEKNESVNENGTVSSREQSEEKEATEDVVESKKDNPSEALIASEQAASAE, via the exons ATGGTTGTCAAAATATACATAAGTGGTATTTCCGGAAACAAGGAG GTGAAGAAGAGACAACAACGTGTATTGATGATACTAGAttctaaaaacataaaatatgatgTCATTGACATAACGGAACCAGGAAGAGAGACTGACAAAGATTTCATGCAAAACAATTCTAAGTCGAATGGTGGTACAGTGAGCGATCCAAATCCGCGTTCGCCTTTACCTCCTCAGATTTTCAACGATGAAGAGTACTGTGGG GACTATGATCAGTTTGATCTAGCAAATGAGGTAGACACTTTGGAGCAATTCTTAAAAGTGGAAGTGCCACCTGAAGACCCACCAGCACCAGAGACTGAACCG GAAAAGGTGGTTAATGGAGATGTTGAAAAGCCAGCTGAAGATACCGAATCAAAAGAAAACACACAAGATTCAGAAGCTGGTGATGGCGATAAAGCAGATGAAAGTGCTGAGGCTGAGGTCAAAGAGAAGACTCCCAGTAGGGAGGCCACTCCTGCTGACAGGGTCGCCTCAAAAGAACACTCTCCTGCCAAGGAAGATGATGAACAACCTGCTAAGGAGGAATCTCCAGCCAAGGAGGCCTCGCCAGCAAAGGAGGGCTCTCCAGCTAAGGAAGCATCTCCATCCAAGGAGGCGTCTCCAGAGAGGCAAAAGTCTGTTGAGAAAGAAGAAACCCCAATCGAAAAAGAAAGTTCTCCAGAAAAAGAATCCCAGGTAGAGTCTAAGCCATCGACAAAGGAGAATACTCCAGAAAAAAATGAATCTGTCAATGAAAATGGTACTGTAAGTTCTCGTGAGCAATCTGAGGAGAAAGAAGCCACAGAAGATGTTGTGGAAAGCAAAAAAGATAACCCTTCAGAAGCTCTAATCGCAAGCGAGCAAGCTGCTTCTGCGGAATAA